A window of Anomalospiza imberbis isolate Cuckoo-Finch-1a 21T00152 chromosome 4, ASM3175350v1, whole genome shotgun sequence contains these coding sequences:
- the CCNA2 gene encoding cyclin-A2: MLAEQDNQENVPPPAAGKAAAPPPAAGTRVALGLLRGAQQRAGIPLQAARGGREGHGAAAGLQQHQHQPFSIHVDEPDGEQEPRRQRGVPAGQKEEAALGLRAAVCTLGERRPLAPLGNAMELSFDSPSIMDISITSETEEKAPNVNNVPDYISEIHTYLREMEVKCKPKIGYMKKQPDITNNMRAILVDWLVEVGEEYKLQNETLHLAVNYIDRFLSSMSVLRGKLQLVGTAAMLLASKFEEIYPPEVAEFVYITDDTYTKKQVLRMEHLILKVLSFDLAAPTINQFLTQYFLHQQTDAKVESLSMYLGELSLIDADPYLKYLPSVIAAAAFHLADYTLTGQTWPESLCKVTGYTLEDIKPCLIDLHNTYLKAAQHTQQSIREKYKSTKYHGVSLIDPPDTLNLL, translated from the exons ATGCTGGCGGAGCAAGACAACCAGGAGAACGTGCCCCCGCCGGCGGCCGGCAaagccgcggcgccgccgcccgccgccggcacCCGCGTGGCGCTGGGGCTGCTGCGGGGAGCGCAGCAGCGCGCCGGGATCCCGCTGCAG gcggcgcggggcggccgcgAGGGCCAtggagcggcggcggggctgcagcagcatcaaCATCAGCCTTTCTCCATCCATGTGGATGAGCCCGATGGGGAGCAGGAgccgcggcggcagcggggcgtCCCGGCGGGGCAGAAGGAGGAGGCGGCGCTGGGCCTTCGTGCGGCCGTGTGTACCCTGGGCGAGCGGCGGCCCCTGGCTCCCCTGGGCAACGCCATGGAACTGAGCTTCG ATTCTCCAAGTATTATGGATATTTCAATAACCtcagaaacagaagagaaagcACCAAATGTTAATAACGTGCCAGACTATATCAGCGAAATCCATACGTACCTGAGGGAAATGGAG GTGAAGTGCAAGCCCAAAATAGGTTACATGAAGAAGCAACCTGATATCACAAACAACATGCGGGCTATTCTTGTGGACTGGCTGGTGGAAGTTGGAGAAGAATACAAATTACAGAATGAAACCCTGCACTTAGCTGTAAATTACATTGATAGGTTTCTTTCTTCCATGTCTGTTTTGAGAGGAAAACTTCAGCTTGTGGGTACTGCAGCTATGCTGCTCGCATC AAAATTTGAAGAGATCTACCCTCCTGAAGTAGCCGAGTTTGTGTACATCACAGATGACACCTACACCAAGAAGCAGGTCCTAAGGATGGAGCACTTAATTCTGAAGGTTTTGTCATTTGACTTGGCGGCTCCAACAATCAACCAGTTCCTCACCCAGTACTTCCTACACCAGCAGACAGATGCTAAAGTGGAGAGCCTGTCAATG TACCTGGGAGAGCTGAGTCTAATTGATGCTGATCCTTACCTGAAATACTTGCCATCAGTTattgctgctgcagcatttCATCTGGCAGATTACACACTCACTGGACAAACCTGG cctGAATCCCTGTGCAAAGTAACTGGCTACACTCTTGAAGACATCAAGCCTTGCCTCATAGACCTACACAACACCTACCTCAAAGCAGCCCAGCACACACAACAGTCCATAAGGGAAAAGTACAAGAGTACCAA GTACCATGGAGTATCGCTCATTGACCCACCAGACACACTAAACTTATTGTAA